A part of Clostridium novyi genomic DNA contains:
- the spoVAC gene encoding stage V sporulation protein AC encodes MKIKEEELKQKFKDLTEQETPKSNILRDCFRAFIVGGIICDIGQFFMNFYLNLGLSVEDTGAYVAITMIFIGALLTGIGIYDKIGDFAGAGSVVPITGFANSIVSPAMEFKKEGFIFGVGAKMFIIAGPVLVYGIGSSIIVGIIYYFINL; translated from the coding sequence ATGAAGATAAAAGAAGAGGAATTAAAACAAAAATTTAAGGATTTAACAGAACAAGAAACTCCCAAGTCTAATATACTAAGAGATTGTTTTAGAGCTTTTATAGTTGGAGGAATTATATGCGATATAGGACAATTTTTTATGAATTTTTATTTAAATCTTGGACTTTCTGTTGAAGATACAGGAGCATATGTTGCTATAACAATGATTTTTATAGGTGCACTACTTACTGGAATTGGAATATATGATAAAATTGGTGATTTTGCAGGAGCGGGTTCAGTAGTACCTATTACAGGATTTGCAAATTCTATTGTTTCTCCGGCAATGGAATTTAAAAAAGAAGGATTTATATTTGGTGTAGGTGCAAAAATGTTTATTATAGCAGGACCAGTTTTAGTATATGGCATTGGTTCTTCAATAATAGTAGGTATAATATATTATTTTATTAATTTGTAA
- the sigF gene encoding RNA polymerase sporulation sigma factor SigF yields MKEGNAKVKKCENYKLNLELIKQAKLGDKKAVDELVQKNLPLVSSISKKFLNRGYEYEDIFQIGSMGLIKAINNFDSSYDVQFSTYAVPMIMGEIKRFIRDDGLIKVSRSVKYTAKKLHYDKEKLTKELNREPSLEELSKFSGISKEDIIFSSEAINEPKYLYDTIHQDDGSPIYLIDKVVLDDKGEIDELDKIALKEALSKLDQRSRQIIILRYFKDITQVKVAKMLGISQVQVSRIEKKVLKSMKEKLSG; encoded by the coding sequence ATGAAGGAAGGTAATGCTAAAGTAAAGAAATGTGAGAATTATAAATTAAATTTAGAATTAATAAAGCAAGCAAAACTTGGGGATAAAAAAGCTGTAGATGAACTTGTACAAAAAAATTTACCTCTAGTATCATCTATAAGTAAGAAATTTCTAAATAGAGGATATGAATATGAAGATATATTTCAAATAGGTTCAATGGGACTTATAAAGGCTATAAACAATTTTGATTCTAGTTACGACGTACAATTTTCTACTTATGCAGTACCTATGATTATGGGAGAAATAAAAAGGTTTATTAGAGATGATGGACTTATAAAAGTCAGTAGAAGTGTAAAATATACGGCAAAAAAACTTCATTATGATAAAGAAAAATTAACAAAAGAATTAAATAGGGAGCCTAGTCTTGAAGAACTTTCAAAATTTTCAGGTATAAGTAAGGAAGATATAATATTTTCATCAGAAGCTATTAACGAACCAAAATATTTATATGATACTATTCACCAAGATGATGGTTCACCTATATATCTTATTGATAAGGTAGTATTAGATGATAAAGGAGAAATAGATGAATTAGATAAAATAGCCTTAAAGGAAGCTTTAAGCAAATTAGATCAAAGATCAAGGCAAATTATAATACTTAGATATTTTAAAGATATAACACAAGTTAAAGTAGCTAAAATGCTTGGAATTAGTCAGGTACAAGTATCTAGAATTGAAAAAAAAGTTTTAAAAAGTATGAAAGAAAAATTAAGTGGATAG
- the spoIIAB gene encoding anti-sigma F factor, giving the protein MSHNKMRIEFLSKSQNESFARVAIAAFISQLDPTIEEITDVKTAVSEAVTNSIIHGYGDKEDGIVTIESEINNREVTIIIKDNGIGIKNVSEAMEPLYTSRPDLERSGMGFTVMETFMDELKVESTEESGTKIIMKKKFKSLK; this is encoded by the coding sequence ATGAGTCATAACAAAATGAGAATAGAATTTTTAAGTAAATCACAAAATGAAAGTTTCGCAAGAGTAGCAATAGCAGCTTTTATATCTCAATTAGATCCTACCATAGAAGAAATTACTGATGTAAAAACAGCTGTATCAGAAGCTGTTACTAATTCTATAATACATGGATATGGAGATAAAGAAGATGGTATAGTAACAATTGAATCAGAAATAAATAATAGAGAAGTTACTATAATTATTAAGGACAATGGTATAGGGATTAAAAATGTAAGTGAAGCTATGGAACCATTATATACTTCAAGACCGGATCTTGAGAGATCAGGAATGGGATTTACTGTTATGGAGACGTTTATGGATGAATTAAAGGTAGAATCTACAGAAGAAAGTGGTACAAAAATTATTATGAAAAAGAAGTTTAAATCTCTAAAATAA
- the spoIIAA gene encoding anti-sigma F factor antagonist, which yields MKLKFEEREDILIVHMDGELDHHTAEEVRNRLDDRIERNGVNKLIMNFLNVSFMDSSGIGVVIGRYKKVSTRGGKVCMIGAIGAVKRVFELSGIFKIIPLYDNVEEALANI from the coding sequence ATGAAGCTAAAATTTGAAGAAAGAGAAGATATACTAATAGTACATATGGACGGTGAATTGGATCATCATACTGCTGAAGAGGTTAGAAATAGATTAGATGATAGAATTGAGAGAAATGGAGTTAATAAACTTATAATGAACTTTTTAAATGTTAGTTTTATGGATAGTTCAGGTATAGGAGTTGTAATAGGAAGATATAAAAAAGTTTCTACCAGAGGTGGAAAGGTATGTATGATAGGTGCTATAGGAGCGGTTAAGCGAGTATTCGAATTATCAGGAATCTTTAAAATAATTCCGTTATATGATAATGTAGAAGAAGCATTAGCGAATATATAG
- a CDS encoding Eco57I restriction-modification methylase domain-containing protein produces the protein MYDLFLDKLNELYNIINTPIDITFKNMAIDKYKKVLNIGKEKFSDTYMDLKEREKIKEKGIVYTPKEIANYIVENVIFKEDIINNPYIKILDPACGCGDIIIVCYEKLKTIYEENLKFINEVNGINLKKQDIPKHIVKNNLYGFDIDEIAIKILAVDLFKASGYFYENNFKKQDFLLEKLSEKFNIIVGNPPYVGHKSIDKEYSKKLKINFKEIYKDKGDISYCFFQQAINNLSKKGKLSFITSRYFIESPSGEELRKILKEVCSLYKIVDFYGIRPFKRIGVDPVIIFLTNEQNIQEEIQVIKPQKFSKKEEKNFYNSLFLKKGECYKSFYINKNYLNNKGWILRDKKERDIISKIEEISFTHLYNICDSYQGIITGCDRAFVVDNETIIKENLEKDIIKPWIKSSYIDKKDIHIKDTYLIYSDLIKDTNEYPNIIKHIEIEKDKLLNRRECKKGVRKWYELQWGRKKEIFEKEKIVFPYKSNRNKFSIDSKRCYFSADVYSLILKERVPFTYRYLISLLNSKAYEFYFQSFAKKLGYNLYEYYPNNIMKLCIPTMGDKEELTEDDINSIFNFTEEEINIIEDNYQKGI, from the coding sequence ATGTATGATCTTTTTTTGGACAAATTAAATGAACTATATAATATAATTAATACACCTATAGATATAACATTTAAAAATATGGCAATAGATAAATATAAAAAGGTTTTAAATATAGGTAAAGAAAAATTTTCTGATACATATATGGATTTAAAAGAAAGAGAAAAAATAAAGGAAAAGGGTATTGTATATACTCCCAAAGAAATAGCCAATTATATAGTTGAAAATGTTATTTTCAAAGAAGATATAATTAACAATCCATATATAAAGATACTAGATCCAGCTTGTGGATGTGGTGATATTATAATAGTATGTTATGAAAAATTAAAAACTATTTATGAGGAAAATTTGAAATTTATAAATGAAGTAAATGGAATTAATTTAAAAAAACAAGATATACCTAAACACATAGTTAAAAATAATTTATATGGATTTGATATAGATGAAATAGCAATTAAAATATTGGCAGTAGATTTATTTAAAGCAAGTGGTTATTTTTATGAAAATAATTTTAAAAAGCAAGATTTCTTATTAGAAAAACTTAGTGAAAAGTTCAATATAATAGTGGGTAATCCTCCTTATGTTGGACATAAATCTATAGATAAAGAATATTCAAAAAAACTAAAGATTAATTTTAAAGAAATATATAAGGACAAAGGAGATATTTCTTATTGTTTTTTTCAACAAGCTATTAATAATCTAAGTAAAAAAGGAAAATTATCCTTTATAACTTCAAGATATTTTATAGAATCTCCAAGTGGAGAAGAGCTTAGAAAAATATTGAAAGAAGTATGTAGTCTTTATAAGATAGTTGATTTTTATGGTATAAGACCTTTCAAGAGAATTGGAGTGGATCCAGTTATAATTTTTTTAACTAATGAACAAAATATACAGGAAGAAATACAAGTTATAAAGCCACAAAAATTTTCCAAAAAAGAAGAAAAAAACTTTTATAATTCATTGTTTTTAAAAAAAGGGGAATGTTATAAAAGCTTTTATATAAATAAAAATTATTTAAATAATAAAGGTTGGATATTAAGAGATAAAAAGGAAAGAGATATAATATCCAAGATAGAGGAAATAAGTTTTACTCATTTATATAATATTTGTGATAGTTATCAAGGAATAATAACAGGATGTGATAGGGCATTTGTAGTAGATAATGAAACGATTATAAAAGAAAACTTAGAAAAAGATATTATAAAGCCTTGGATTAAAAGTAGTTATATAGATAAAAAAGATATACATATAAAAGATACATATTTGATATATTCAGATTTAATAAAAGATACTAATGAATATCCAAACATAATAAAACATATAGAAATTGAAAAAGATAAACTTTTAAATAGAAGAGAATGCAAAAAAGGTGTACGAAAATGGTATGAACTTCAATGGGGAAGAAAAAAAGAAATTTTTGAAAAAGAAAAGATAGTATTCCCATATAAGTCTAATAGAAATAAATTTAGTATAGATTCAAAGAGATGTTATTTTAGTGCTGATGTATATTCATTAATTTTAAAAGAAAGAGTACCCTTTACATATAGATATTTAATTTCATTATTAAATAGTAAAGCATATGAATTTTATTTTCAAAGTTTTGCTAAAAAATTAGGATATAATTTATATGAATATTATCCCAACAATATAATGAAATTATGTATTCCAACAATGGGTGATAAAGAAGAATTAACTGAAGATGATATAAATTCAATATTTAATTTTACTGAAGAAGAAATAAATATAATAGAAGATAATTATCAAAAAGGTATTTAG
- a CDS encoding cyclodeaminase/cyclohydrolase family protein yields the protein MQKKMFIEEYINKLSSKEPTPGGGSAAALVSSLSSSLTAMMLSLTIGKKLYESYDDKLKKDIDETLKESNEYNDLFLDYMDKDEEAFLTLMNAYKLPKNDDKEKSIRKKEIENGYEKALITPLNLARESLKFYEKILTTVKYGNPNLISDGGVAAILLYSAIESCMLNVKINLSGITDELKREDIINECNSILEKSLNYKMNIMDIVESKI from the coding sequence TTGCAAAAAAAAATGTTTATAGAAGAGTATATAAATAAATTATCATCAAAGGAACCTACTCCAGGAGGAGGAAGTGCAGCAGCACTTGTATCATCATTGAGTAGTTCTTTAACGGCTATGATGCTAAGTTTAACTATTGGTAAAAAATTATATGAGAGCTATGATGATAAGTTAAAGAAAGATATAGATGAAACTTTAAAAGAATCAAATGAATACAATGATTTATTTTTAGATTATATGGATAAGGATGAAGAAGCTTTTTTAACTTTAATGAATGCATATAAATTACCTAAAAATGATGATAAAGAGAAATCTATAAGAAAAAAAGAAATAGAAAATGGTTATGAAAAAGCACTAATTACACCATTAAATTTAGCAAGAGAATCTTTGAAATTTTATGAAAAAATACTTACTACAGTTAAATACGGTAATCCTAATTTAATATCAGATGGAGGGGTAGCAGCTATACTACTATATAGTGCCATTGAAAGTTGTATGTTAAATGTTAAGATAAATTTAAGTGGTATTACAGATGAATTAAAAAGAGAAGATATAATTAATGAGTGTAATAGTATATTAGAGAAATCATTGAATTATAAAATGAACATAATGGATATTGTAGAATCAAAAATATAG
- the tnpA gene encoding IS200/IS605 family transposase, with protein MDSNSLSHTKWNCKYHIVFAPKFRRREIYGDRKIEIGKILRQLCEWKGVEIIEANACVDHIHMLVSIPPKMSISSFVGFLKGKSSLMIFEKFANLRYRYGNRHFWCRGYYVDTVGRNKKAITEYIKNQQKEDMISDQISLKEYMDPFKGSK; from the coding sequence ATGGATAGTAATAGTTTATCACATACAAAATGGAATTGTAAATATCATATAGTGTTTGCACCTAAGTTTAGAAGAAGAGAAATATATGGAGATAGGAAAATAGAGATAGGAAAAATATTAAGGCAATTATGTGAGTGGAAAGGTGTAGAAATAATAGAAGCCAATGCATGTGTAGATCATATACATATGTTAGTATCGATACCACCTAAAATGAGTATATCTAGTTTTGTAGGGTTTTTAAAAGGGAAAAGTAGTTTAATGATATTTGAAAAGTTTGCAAATTTAAGATATAGATATGGAAATAGACATTTTTGGTGCAGAGGATATTATGTAGATACAGTAGGAAGAAATAAAAAAGCAATTACGGAATATATAAAAAATCAACAAAAAGAAGATATGATATCAGATCAAATAAGCTTAAAAGAGTATATGGACCCTTTTAAGGGTAGCAAGTAA
- a CDS encoding nitroreductase family protein yields the protein MEFYDVVKKRKSIKNFEQETIERDKLLKIIDMAMRAPSWKNMSPYKFIIVESENIKQDIANAIENRTSTAAESIINSPMTIVAVADPEISGDVDGKQMYLIDTAIAMEHLILGATDVGYGTCWIAAFDEKKIKETLKIPENLRVVALTPLGIPTSSAEEEPHNPKKDINDYLYLDRWDRHYMDSNIRVLINH from the coding sequence ATGGAATTTTATGATGTAGTGAAAAAAAGAAAAAGTATAAAAAATTTTGAACAAGAAACAATTGAAAGAGACAAATTACTGAAAATAATAGATATGGCAATGAGAGCTCCATCTTGGAAGAACATGTCACCATATAAATTTATAATTGTAGAAAGTGAGAACATTAAACAAGATATTGCTAATGCTATAGAAAATAGAACTAGTACAGCAGCTGAATCAATTATAAATTCACCTATGACTATAGTTGCAGTGGCAGATCCAGAGATTTCTGGAGATGTTGATGGAAAACAAATGTATCTTATTGATACTGCAATAGCTATGGAACATTTAATTTTAGGTGCTACAGATGTAGGTTATGGGACTTGTTGGATAGCAGCTTTTGATGAAAAGAAAATTAAAGAAACTTTAAAAATACCAGAGAATTTAAGAGTTGTTGCATTAACTCCATTAGGAATCCCAACATCATCAGCAGAAGAAGAGCCACACAATCCTAAAAAAGATATAAATGATTATTTGTATCTAGATAGATGGGATAGACATTATATGGATTCAAATATTAGAGTTTTAATAAATCATTAG
- a CDS encoding glycosyltransferase family 4 protein yields the protein MKYCVLYPNTKNVNLIKEMGMIPYKLHKNFGYDSKIVCYNLDEYTYLNEEVKGLKIDFLDRKYNNYSLDGLRYLKKQAKNIDVLQIFHVTLYSLLYAFMYKRLNPKGKIYLKLDCSHKLIDKILSLNSIKYKLLNKYLDKVDLISVEQKILTKKLKNILPSQSDKIVNIPNGVDYKYLEEKNIYYDFSKKENIVLSVTRVGAEEKNTQMLLEAFNNIKNIEELGWKLVIVGPIEEEFNKYIESYFNNNPKMRKLVEFKGSISDRKELFNEYKRAKIFSLTSEFESFGIAFIEAAALGDVIVSTDVGIAKELISNENGCLVKVGDTKALTEKLQEYMLSENLKEYSQITYNICKENFHWDNIIKNLNENISKFCYTQ from the coding sequence ATGAAATATTGTGTATTATATCCCAATACTAAAAATGTTAATTTAATTAAAGAAATGGGGATGATTCCATATAAACTTCATAAAAATTTTGGATACGATTCTAAAATAGTTTGTTATAATTTAGATGAATATACATATTTAAATGAAGAAGTAAAGGGATTAAAAATAGATTTTTTAGATAGAAAATATAATAATTATAGTTTAGATGGTTTGAGATATTTAAAAAAACAAGCTAAAAATATAGATGTACTTCAAATATTTCATGTAACTTTATATTCTCTTTTATATGCATTTATGTATAAAAGATTAAATCCTAAAGGAAAGATATATCTAAAATTAGATTGTAGTCATAAACTAATTGATAAAATACTATCTTTAAATAGTATAAAATATAAGTTGTTAAATAAATATTTAGATAAAGTAGATTTAATAAGTGTAGAACAGAAAATACTAACTAAAAAATTAAAAAATATATTGCCAAGTCAAAGTGATAAAATAGTTAATATTCCAAATGGTGTTGATTATAAATATTTAGAAGAAAAAAATATTTATTATGATTTTAGTAAAAAAGAAAATATAGTTTTAAGTGTTACTAGAGTTGGAGCTGAAGAAAAAAATACGCAAATGTTATTAGAAGCATTTAATAATATTAAAAATATAGAAGAGCTTGGATGGAAACTAGTAATAGTTGGTCCTATAGAAGAAGAATTTAATAAGTATATAGAAAGTTATTTCAATAATAATCCTAAGATGAGAAAATTAGTAGAATTTAAAGGTTCTATAAGTGATAGAAAAGAACTATTTAATGAATACAAAAGAGCAAAAATTTTCTCTCTTACTTCAGAATTTGAAAGCTTTGGAATAGCATTTATAGAAGCAGCAGCATTAGGTGATGTTATTGTTTCCACAGATGTAGGTATTGCAAAGGAACTTATAAGTAATGAAAATGGTTGTCTTGTAAAAGTTGGAGATACTAAAGCTCTTACGGAAAAACTACAAGAGTATATGTTAAGTGAAAACCTTAAAGAGTATTCACAAATCACATATAATATTTGTAAAGAAAATTTTCATTGGGATAATATAATAAAAAATCTTAATGAAAATATAAGCAAGTTTTGTTATACACAATAA
- a CDS encoding flippase produces MSKINKIAKNLLSVGLSSLVAQLLTFLMIAYYARILSIEGFGRINLAQSIITYFTMITLFGFQTLGTREISKNKNNKEELLGNIIITRLIVALICFLMVIAIAFATNKGVIFRNILIVYGLTLFPLAFNIDWFYSGIQQMQHNAIYNVLKSGIPFLLIFILFRSEKNIIFIPIFTLCGLLFASIYHIIVFKRKTLLKISLKINKKQIAKYVKLSIPFLVSGLLSMINCNVDSLIIGFTRSEYELGIYSSAYKIIFFLTNLIAVIFTPFFPLLISYYHEKDINNLEKVVKNLCKIVILIGVPVLIGGIILSKEIIILLFGQKYVKAYVPFIILLIYILVLFMRENYGYSLNAWNKENKYLKSVIISALTNLILNLIFIPIYGIIAASITTLVSEVLNFFIMRKYSIKIVKTNYIRNFIKVIIPVVLMTIVVLALKYFHINVMINIVLAIVVYFISIIITRYVTIDELKGFIKK; encoded by the coding sequence GTGTCTAAAATAAATAAGATAGCTAAAAATTTATTATCAGTGGGTTTATCTAGTTTAGTAGCACAATTGCTTACATTTTTAATGATAGCATATTATGCTAGAATTTTAAGTATTGAGGGATTTGGAAGAATTAATCTGGCTCAGTCTATAATTACATATTTTACAATGATAACTTTATTTGGATTTCAAACATTAGGGACAAGAGAGATTTCTAAAAATAAAAACAATAAAGAAGAATTGTTAGGCAATATAATTATAACAAGACTTATAGTAGCTTTAATATGTTTTTTAATGGTAATTGCCATTGCTTTTGCTACGAATAAAGGAGTTATATTTAGAAACATACTTATTGTTTATGGATTAACATTATTTCCTTTAGCTTTTAATATAGATTGGTTTTATTCAGGTATACAGCAAATGCAACATAATGCTATTTATAATGTTCTAAAAAGTGGAATACCATTTTTATTAATTTTCATTTTATTTAGAAGTGAAAAGAATATAATATTTATACCAATTTTTACTTTATGTGGACTTTTGTTTGCATCTATTTATCATATAATAGTTTTCAAGAGAAAAACTTTACTTAAAATATCATTAAAAATAAATAAAAAACAAATTGCAAAGTATGTTAAATTGAGTATTCCTTTTTTAGTATCTGGATTACTTTCAATGATAAATTGTAATGTAGATTCTTTAATAATAGGTTTTACTAGAAGTGAATATGAACTTGGAATATATTCATCAGCATATAAAATTATATTTTTCTTAACAAATTTAATAGCAGTTATTTTCACTCCATTTTTTCCGTTATTAATAAGTTATTATCATGAAAAAGATATAAACAATTTAGAAAAAGTTGTTAAAAATTTATGTAAAATAGTTATTTTAATAGGAGTGCCTGTATTAATAGGAGGAATTATTTTATCAAAGGAAATAATTATTTTGTTGTTTGGGCAAAAATATGTGAAGGCCTATGTACCTTTTATAATATTATTGATATATATATTAGTATTATTTATGAGAGAAAACTATGGTTATAGTTTAAATGCTTGGAATAAGGAAAATAAATATTTGAAAAGTGTAATTATATCTGCGTTAACCAACTTAATTTTAAATCTAATCTTTATTCCTATATATGGAATTATTGCTGCTTCTATAACCACTCTTGTATCGGAAGTATTAAATTTTTTTATTATGAGAAAGTATTCTATAAAAATAGTAAAAACAAATTATATTAGAAATTTTATTAAAGTAATAATTCCAGTAGTTTTAATGACTATTGTTGTTTTGGCATTAAAATATTTTCACATTAATGTTATGATAAATATTGTTTTAGCAATTGTAGTATATTTTATATCTATTATAATTACTAGATATGTTACCATAGATGAATTAAAGGGGTTTATAAAAAAATAG
- a CDS encoding WecB/TagA/CpsF family glycosyltransferase, giving the protein MFTDILNYKIFNKDKKQLIKYIERFHKVNIISGNPEVLYMGIKDKFLNDIYTSSNSVIIPDGVGTVLASKILKSPVKEKIAGIEVMDEIIKNCEKENKGIYLVGAKQEVLDNCILNLKNKYPNLKIEGSHNGYFDLENCDDIVEDIKYKSPYALFVAMGCPRQEIFIQNNFEKLPCSIFMGVGGSFDVFSGKVNRAPKWMINLGLEWLYRVIKEPFRIKRLVVIPKFLAYVILHKNKKSTN; this is encoded by the coding sequence ATGTTTACTGATATTTTAAATTATAAGATATTCAATAAGGATAAGAAACAGCTAATAAAATATATAGAAAGATTTCACAAAGTAAATATAATATCAGGAAATCCTGAAGTACTATATATGGGAATTAAGGATAAGTTTTTAAATGATATTTATACAAGCTCAAATTCAGTTATAATTCCAGATGGGGTTGGTACGGTACTAGCCTCTAAAATTTTAAAAAGTCCTGTAAAAGAAAAGATAGCAGGAATAGAGGTTATGGATGAAATAATTAAAAACTGTGAAAAAGAAAACAAAGGAATTTATTTAGTAGGTGCAAAACAAGAAGTACTAGATAATTGTATTTTAAATCTTAAAAATAAATATCCAAACTTGAAGATAGAGGGAAGTCATAATGGATATTTTGATTTAGAAAATTGTGATGATATAGTAGAGGATATAAAATATAAAAGTCCATATGCATTGTTTGTTGCTATGGGATGTCCAAGACAAGAGATTTTTATACAAAATAACTTTGAAAAACTCCCTTGTAGTATATTTATGGGAGTAGGGGGAAGTTTTGATGTGTTTTCTGGAAAAGTGAATAGAGCTCCTAAATGGATGATAAATTTAGGATTAGAATGGCTTTATAGAGTTATAAAAGAACCATTTAGAATTAAAAGATTAGTAGTTATACCTAAATTCTTAGCATATGTAATCTTACATAAAAATAAGAAATCTACTAATTAG
- a CDS encoding sugar transferase gives MDAKSIKIDLEKDIKKKSFQFGLKRLMDIVLSFIGIVMLIPIYIIVYIAIKIDSKGPAIFKQVRVGKDNVPFKIYKFRTMVVNAEKKRSLEIETQDIENFVFQSKSDNRITKVGAFLRKTSLDELPQLFNVLMGNMSLVGPRPEIPDVVKFYPPEYAQRLLVLPGITGLAQISGRGEIELGKTVYFDLTYIKNFSVGYDIKILFKTVLSVFKREGAF, from the coding sequence ATGGATGCAAAATCTATCAAAATTGATTTAGAAAAGGATATTAAGAAAAAAAGTTTTCAATTTGGCTTAAAAAGATTAATGGATATTGTATTATCTTTTATTGGAATAGTTATGCTAATACCTATATATATAATAGTATATATTGCTATAAAAATAGATTCCAAAGGACCAGCTATTTTTAAACAAGTTAGAGTTGGAAAAGATAATGTACCTTTTAAAATATATAAATTTAGAACTATGGTGGTAAATGCAGAGAAAAAAAGATCTCTTGAAATTGAAACTCAAGATATTGAAAATTTTGTTTTTCAAAGTAAAAGTGATAATAGAATAACTAAGGTTGGAGCATTTCTTAGAAAAACAAGTTTAGATGAATTACCTCAATTATTTAATGTTCTTATGGGAAATATGAGTTTAGTAGGGCCTAGACCTGAAATACCTGATGTAGTTAAATTTTATCCTCCAGAGTATGCACAAAGGCTTTTAGTTCTTCCTGGAATTACAGGACTTGCTCAAATAAGTGGTAGAGGGGAAATAGAGCTTGGAAAAACAGTATATTTTGATTTAACTTATATTAAGAACTTTTCAGTAGGATATGACATAAAGATTTTATTTAAGACAGTACTAAGTGTATTCAAAAGAGAAGGAGCTTTTTAG